A single window of Bacteroidota bacterium DNA harbors:
- a CDS encoding UbiX family flavin prenyltransferase, whose protein sequence is MPQLKHKVIVAITGASGSVYARVLLQKLELLKSQVAAVGVVMSDNAKEVWQHELGDRSFEKISFKTYSKTDFTAPFASGSAMYNIMIVCPCSMGTLARIASGISNDLTTRAADVILKERRKLIIVTRDTPLSLIHINNMKTVTEAGGIICPASPSFYSSPKNFEQLASTVIDRVLDLAGFEQDTFRWNDR, encoded by the coding sequence ATGCCGCAGTTAAAACATAAAGTTATTGTCGCAATAACTGGTGCCAGTGGATCTGTTTATGCCAGGGTTCTTTTACAAAAGCTGGAGCTATTGAAAAGCCAGGTGGCTGCTGTTGGTGTGGTGATGAGTGATAATGCCAAAGAGGTATGGCAGCATGAACTAGGTGATAGGTCATTTGAGAAAATATCTTTTAAAACATATTCAAAAACTGATTTTACAGCCCCATTTGCATCCGGTTCGGCCATGTACAATATAATGATCGTTTGCCCCTGTTCAATGGGTACCCTTGCCCGAATAGCTTCAGGAATTTCCAATGACCTTACTACACGTGCAGCCGATGTTATTTTAAAGGAAAGACGTAAGCTGATTATAGTTACACGTGACACCCCGCTGAGCCTTATTCATATTAATAATATGAAAACAGTTACTGAAGCAGGAGGTATTATTTGTCCGGCAAGCCCTTCATTTTATAGCAGCCCAAAAAATTTCGAACAATTAGCCTCAACTGTGATCGATCGTGTTCTCGACCTGGCAGGTTTTGAACAGGACACTTTCCGTTGGAATGACAGGTAA